Proteins encoded within one genomic window of Mesotoga infera:
- a CDS encoding RNA-binding transcriptional accessory protein: protein MNEIVTDIANSLALPRWKVENAVEMLEEGKTIPFIARYRKEKTGELNEIQLREISDALEYSKKLRSRKEEVLRIIEEKGKLTEELEAAINDAKNLQLVEDLYLPFKSKKKTRADKAREKGLQPLADFLKTSRIKDETFVVTFVNAEQEILQIEEALEGARDILAEEFSQEISVRKVLRNQLKSKGTIKSSHSDKQDEREVYRDYYDFSQPISRLAAHQIMALFRGEREEILSLKLELPFDILPSLRDLIGWKEYLAYYEELVEASADSYSRLLMPSIEREVRNMIKEEAEGRAIHVFARNLRDLFLQPPLGEKVVMGIDPGYRTGCKVAVIGKDGSLLYHDVIYPTPPQSDYIGSSMKVVQAINTLEVELISIGNGTGSRETEVFVSRLIKEHKLPVKYVIVTESGASVYSTSKVAIEEFPNEDVTTRGAISIARRVQDPLAEYVKIPPEAIGVGMYQHDVNQSELKKTLDREVESVVNLVGVNLNTASEHLLKYISGLNSRAALNIVKHRAENGAFMNRKELLRVSGLGPKAFEQAAGFCRILNGSEALDGTSVHPESYEIARDIIKSAGFGPEELFTRKEEISKKLDEIDLDAFAKERGLNSITVREVMGMVKKPGLDPREELEKPILRTDVLSMEDLSKGMELEGTVRNVVDFGAFVDIGVKQDGLIHKSKMGRRVRDPLEVLSVGQIVKVRVLEVDTKRMRIGLELLADANSN, encoded by the coding sequence ATGAATGAAATAGTTACAGATATCGCCAACTCATTAGCTCTACCAAGATGGAAAGTGGAAAATGCCGTTGAGATGCTGGAAGAGGGAAAGACGATACCGTTCATCGCAAGATATAGAAAGGAAAAGACTGGTGAACTGAACGAAATACAGTTAAGAGAGATCTCCGATGCACTCGAATACTCCAAGAAACTTCGTTCCAGAAAAGAAGAAGTCCTGAGAATAATCGAAGAAAAGGGCAAACTCACCGAGGAACTGGAAGCAGCCATCAATGATGCAAAGAATCTTCAGCTAGTTGAAGATCTCTACCTTCCATTCAAATCTAAGAAGAAAACCAGAGCTGACAAAGCGAGGGAAAAGGGATTACAACCGCTTGCAGATTTCCTTAAAACATCGAGGATCAAGGACGAAACCTTTGTAGTTACGTTTGTCAATGCCGAACAGGAGATACTCCAGATAGAAGAGGCTCTCGAAGGGGCCAGGGACATTCTCGCCGAAGAGTTCTCCCAGGAGATATCAGTCAGGAAAGTGCTAAGAAATCAACTAAAGTCAAAAGGAACAATCAAAAGCTCTCATTCCGATAAGCAGGACGAGCGTGAGGTTTACAGGGACTATTACGATTTCTCTCAACCAATCTCTAGACTGGCGGCTCACCAGATCATGGCACTTTTCAGAGGAGAACGAGAGGAGATTCTCTCGTTAAAGTTAGAGTTGCCCTTCGATATTTTGCCTTCTCTGAGAGACTTGATCGGGTGGAAAGAGTATCTTGCCTACTATGAAGAACTGGTAGAAGCTTCGGCCGATTCTTACTCCAGGCTGCTTATGCCATCCATTGAGCGAGAGGTAAGAAATATGATAAAAGAAGAGGCTGAAGGAAGGGCGATTCATGTTTTCGCAAGAAATCTCAGAGATCTCTTTCTTCAACCCCCTCTTGGCGAAAAAGTCGTAATGGGTATTGATCCGGGTTACAGAACCGGATGCAAAGTGGCGGTAATTGGAAAAGACGGCTCCCTTCTCTATCATGACGTGATATATCCGACCCCACCTCAAAGCGACTACATCGGATCTTCAATGAAGGTAGTTCAAGCCATAAACACCTTAGAGGTCGAACTCATATCTATCGGCAACGGTACAGGTTCGAGGGAGACCGAGGTCTTTGTAAGCAGACTGATAAAGGAACACAAACTTCCCGTCAAATATGTGATTGTGACAGAGTCGGGCGCTTCCGTTTACTCGACCTCAAAAGTTGCGATTGAAGAGTTTCCGAACGAAGACGTAACTACAAGAGGGGCTATCTCGATTGCACGCAGGGTTCAAGACCCGCTGGCCGAATACGTGAAAATCCCCCCGGAAGCTATTGGAGTCGGAATGTACCAGCACGACGTCAATCAATCGGAATTGAAGAAGACTCTAGACAGAGAGGTCGAGTCCGTCGTTAATTTGGTAGGAGTCAATCTAAACACTGCATCGGAGCATCTGTTAAAATACATATCCGGTTTGAATTCTAGAGCCGCTCTGAACATTGTGAAGCACAGGGCGGAAAACGGAGCGTTCATGAACAGAAAGGAACTGCTGAGGGTCTCCGGTCTCGGTCCAAAAGCCTTCGAGCAGGCAGCTGGCTTTTGTAGAATACTAAATGGATCAGAGGCTCTTGATGGGACTTCCGTTCATCCTGAAAGCTATGAGATAGCGAGGGATATAATCAAGAGTGCTGGCTTTGGCCCTGAAGAACTTTTCACGAGAAAAGAAGAAATCTCGAAGAAACTGGACGAGATCGATCTTGACGCTTTTGCCAAGGAGAGGGGACTCAATTCAATAACTGTGAGAGAAGTTATGGGCATGGTGAAGAAGCCGGGTTTGGACCCAAGAGAGGAACTTGAAAAACCGATCCTTAGAACTGATGTCCTTTCCATGGAAGACCTGTCCAAGGGGATGGAACTGGAGGGTACTGTTAGGAATGTCGTAGATTTCGGAGCCTTCGTTGACATCGGAGTCAAACAGGATGGGCTTATTCACAAGAGCAAGATGGGAAGGAGGGTTAGAGACCCTCTCGAGGTATTGAGCGTAGGGCAGATTGTGAAAGTAAGGGTTCTGGAAGTCGACACGAAGAGAATGAGGATAGGGCTCGAACTCCTCGCAGATGCGAATTCCAATTGA
- a CDS encoding HD-GYP domain-containing protein: MEGFKVCKACETIETVVQRNSSLSLLAHGDGVEISMYELRSGVVTFLDTFSGGDLLEFYYIMDGTMSCNYSEREENLEPGDYFYAHNLKSPVELKPHTDVRMLHVSSRPLFKYISNNMAVMKDILSKVEIKDSYTHGHGKRVRDVSLAIAKRLRISSERQEIIAMGALFHDIGKIEIDDSILKKPSRLSKEEFEIIKLHPVFGCEMVKGNFLEDTHDIIRHHHERVDGTGYPDGLKGDEISLEARIVAVADSFDAMTSRRPYREAMSCENALEELKSQSGTLYDSEIVKTLEECIAEGLI; this comes from the coding sequence ATGGAAGGTTTCAAAGTCTGCAAAGCATGTGAAACCATCGAAACGGTTGTCCAGAGGAATTCTTCGCTTTCTCTGCTGGCGCACGGAGATGGTGTAGAGATTTCGATGTACGAACTGCGCTCCGGAGTCGTCACTTTTCTGGATACATTTTCGGGCGGCGACCTGCTTGAATTCTATTACATCATGGATGGAACCATGTCCTGCAATTACTCCGAAAGAGAAGAGAATTTAGAACCCGGTGACTACTTCTATGCCCACAATCTCAAGTCCCCGGTAGAACTTAAGCCCCATACCGATGTTCGGATGCTCCACGTATCCTCAAGACCTTTGTTCAAGTACATAAGCAATAACATGGCCGTAATGAAGGATATTCTCTCGAAAGTAGAGATTAAAGACTCGTACACTCATGGCCATGGAAAAAGAGTCAGAGATGTGTCACTCGCTATTGCAAAAAGACTTCGTATTTCTTCAGAAAGACAGGAAATAATAGCAATGGGTGCCCTTTTTCACGACATTGGAAAAATCGAGATCGATGATTCAATTCTGAAGAAACCGTCAAGACTGAGCAAAGAGGAATTTGAAATAATCAAATTGCACCCTGTTTTCGGATGTGAGATGGTAAAAGGGAATTTTCTTGAAGACACTCATGACATTATCAGACATCATCATGAGCGAGTTGATGGCACGGGATATCCCGATGGACTGAAGGGAGATGAGATATCATTGGAAGCCAGAATCGTGGCCGTCGCCGATTCATTCGACGCAATGACATCGAGAAGGCCCTACCGAGAAGCCATGAGTTGTGAAAACGCCCTCGAAGAGCTTAAGTCTCAGTCCGGAACTTTGTATGATTCGGAGATCGTAAAGACTCTTGAGGAATGCATAGCGGAAGGACTTATCTAG
- a CDS encoding cyclase family protein, whose protein sequence is MREFVDLTRTVEDNQPVYPGDDSTRLRRSRVLEEDGFNNHRLEISMHSGTHIDGPMHLTQSDLYVDRIEIDRLIGNGVLLDVRGEMEIKMKSQYEDAVSQDSILLFWTGRDSLFGNEEYFLENPYLTYELAEFLVKRKTRMVGFDSSSPDRFPYDIHRILFSGGCFIAENLTGLEKLSGSKELEIFAIPLKIHADSSVARIFAAVT, encoded by the coding sequence GTGAGAGAATTCGTCGATTTGACCAGGACAGTTGAAGATAACCAGCCTGTGTATCCCGGTGACGATTCCACAAGGTTACGCAGATCGAGAGTCTTGGAAGAAGATGGTTTCAATAACCACAGGCTTGAGATCAGTATGCACTCGGGAACCCACATAGACGGTCCCATGCATCTCACCCAGTCAGATCTATACGTAGATCGGATCGAGATCGACAGGCTGATAGGCAATGGAGTTCTTCTTGACGTTAGGGGTGAAATGGAGATAAAGATGAAGTCGCAGTACGAAGATGCCGTCTCGCAAGATTCGATTCTTCTTTTCTGGACTGGAAGGGATTCCTTGTTTGGAAACGAGGAGTATTTTCTGGAGAACCCATACCTGACTTATGAACTGGCTGAATTTCTGGTAAAACGTAAGACGAGAATGGTTGGCTTTGACTCATCTTCTCCGGATCGATTCCCTTACGATATTCACAGAATCCTTTTTAGCGGAGGCTGCTTCATCGCAGAGAATCTTACCGGTCTTGAAAAGCTTTCGGGTTCAAAGGAACTGGAAATCTTCGCGATTCCTCTTAAGATCCATGCGGATTCCTCTGTAGCCCGGATCTTTGCCGCGGTCACATAG
- a CDS encoding pyruvate kinase, producing MEGFSIVATISDRKALKSIEMAGATAIRFNSSHTTLEDIEKFILYYADNCSLPLYIDLQGAKLRLSRNQPVMEIKAGEQVILGSQCSHLKIIAVDPRTLSYLSPGMKISIEDGRIELQVLKQEADNARAMVLRGGVIRPSKGMNISPHPINQIELSSRDSDIVLATRRHDFVRYALSFVSSASEVIELKDLSGRPVASKIERELPFSRVEEISSSSDEIWLCRGDLGAQLGARGLVDFYSYFSQNIRELHKPVLMAGEVLEHMVDHPFATRSELCHLKDIQFRGFEGVVLSNETAYGTFPIETIKTVLEVTSDE from the coding sequence ATGGAAGGATTCTCAATAGTTGCAACAATAAGTGACCGAAAAGCTCTAAAATCAATAGAAATGGCCGGCGCGACGGCAATACGCTTCAATTCTTCGCATACCACTCTAGAGGACATCGAGAAATTTATCTTATACTACGCTGATAACTGTTCTCTTCCTCTTTACATTGACCTACAGGGTGCAAAACTAAGATTGTCGCGGAATCAGCCAGTAATGGAAATAAAGGCGGGAGAACAGGTCATTCTTGGCAGTCAATGTTCGCATCTCAAGATTATTGCCGTAGATCCGAGGACCCTTTCATATCTCTCTCCGGGAATGAAAATCTCGATAGAAGATGGCAGAATTGAACTCCAGGTACTGAAACAAGAAGCAGACAACGCAAGGGCTATGGTTTTGAGGGGTGGAGTCATAAGACCATCAAAGGGCATGAATATATCGCCCCATCCAATAAATCAGATTGAGCTTTCTTCAAGAGATTCCGATATAGTTCTTGCGACAAGAAGACACGACTTCGTTAGATACGCTCTTTCCTTCGTCTCAAGTGCAAGCGAGGTAATCGAATTGAAAGACCTTTCTGGAAGACCTGTGGCTTCGAAAATCGAGAGAGAGCTCCCATTCTCCAGAGTAGAAGAGATCTCATCTTCAAGCGATGAAATCTGGTTATGCCGCGGAGATCTTGGCGCGCAGTTAGGTGCGAGGGGACTTGTCGATTTCTATAGCTACTTTTCTCAGAACATCAGAGAACTTCACAAACCAGTTCTGATGGCCGGGGAGGTTCTCGAACACATGGTTGACCATCCCTTCGCTACAAGGAGTGAACTGTGCCACCTAAAGGACATCCAGTTTAGGGGGTTCGAGGGAGTGGTTCTCTCAAACGAAACTGCCTATGGAACCTTTCCTATTGAAACAATCAAAACGGTTCTCGAGGTCACTTCAGATGAATGA